In Rutidosis leptorrhynchoides isolate AG116_Rl617_1_P2 chromosome 2, CSIRO_AGI_Rlap_v1, whole genome shotgun sequence, one genomic interval encodes:
- the LOC139889375 gene encoding uncharacterized protein, with amino-acid sequence MPSTQIIVPPIEHEEWKLFMDGASSSDGSGAGLMIVSPEGKEFTYALRFEFSITNNEAEYEALLAGLRLARDLNIQHLKVLFDSQLVANQVTGTFEARSPTIQRYLAKLKELIE; translated from the coding sequence atgccTTCAACACAAATCATTGTCCCGCCAATCGAGCATGAAGAATGGAAGTTATTTATGGACGGGGCCTCAAGCTCTGATGGTTCCGGAGCAGGGCTCATGATAGTAAGCCCCGAAGGAAAAGAATTCACTTATGCCTTACGTTTCGAGTTCAGCATaacaaacaatgaagcagaatacGAAGCCCTACTTGCTGGCCTAAGGCTGGCAAGAGATCTTAACATACAACATCtcaaggtattattcgattctcaACTTGTTGCGAACCAAGTAACAGGGACCTTCGAAGCAAGAAGCCCCACCATTCAACGATACTTGGCAAAATTGAAGGAACTCATTGAGTAG